The following are encoded in a window of Flavobacterium sp. WC2421 genomic DNA:
- a CDS encoding acetyl-CoA C-acyltransferase — translation MNKRVVIVSAVRTPIGSFMGGLSTVSAPKLGAIAIKGALDKINLDPNLVDEVFMGNVVQAGVGQAPARQAAIYAGLPDSVACTTINKVCASGMKSVMLGAQAIQCGDAEIVIAGGMENMSLIPHYMNLRTGTKFGPSTMVDGMQKDGLTDAYDNNAMGVCADLCASEYKFTREDQDNYAIQSYTRSAKAWEAGKFDNEIVPVAVPQRKGDPIIVSKDEEFTNVKIDRIPTLNAVFTKDGTVTAANASTINDGAAALVLMSEEKALSLGLKPLAYIKSYADAAQEPKWFTTSPSKALPKALKKVGLTTSQVDYFEFNEAFAVVGLANAKILGLDNDKVNVNGGAVSLGHPLGCSGARIIVTLLNVLEQNNGKIGAAAICNGGGGASAIVIERA, via the coding sequence ATGAACAAAAGAGTTGTTATCGTTTCTGCCGTTAGGACACCTATCGGAAGTTTTATGGGGGGATTATCTACCGTTTCTGCACCAAAATTAGGTGCAATTGCAATTAAAGGAGCTTTAGACAAAATAAATCTAGATCCAAATTTAGTTGACGAAGTTTTTATGGGAAATGTCGTTCAGGCAGGTGTAGGACAAGCTCCTGCGCGTCAAGCAGCAATTTATGCTGGCTTACCTGATAGCGTAGCCTGTACTACAATAAATAAAGTATGTGCATCTGGTATGAAATCAGTAATGTTAGGAGCCCAAGCAATTCAGTGTGGTGATGCAGAGATCGTCATAGCTGGAGGAATGGAAAACATGAGCTTGATTCCACATTATATGAATTTGAGAACAGGAACCAAGTTTGGTCCATCAACCATGGTTGACGGAATGCAAAAAGATGGTTTAACGGATGCTTATGACAACAACGCAATGGGAGTTTGCGCTGACTTGTGTGCATCTGAATACAAGTTTACAAGAGAAGACCAAGATAATTACGCAATCCAGTCTTATACTCGTTCTGCTAAAGCATGGGAGGCTGGTAAATTTGATAATGAAATAGTTCCAGTTGCTGTCCCACAAAGAAAAGGAGACCCAATTATAGTTTCTAAAGATGAAGAATTTACAAACGTAAAAATAGATCGCATCCCTACATTAAATGCAGTATTTACTAAAGATGGTACGGTTACAGCTGCAAATGCTTCTACTATTAATGACGGAGCTGCTGCATTAGTTTTAATGAGTGAAGAAAAAGCATTGTCATTAGGACTAAAACCACTTGCATACATAAAAAGCTATGCAGATGCGGCTCAAGAGCCAAAGTGGTTCACTACAAGTCCATCAAAAGCATTACCCAAAGCATTAAAAAAAGTAGGTCTAACAACTAGCCAAGTTGATTACTTTGAATTCAATGAAGCGTTCGCGGTTGTAGGGCTTGCGAATGCCAAAATTTTAGGTTTAGATAATGACAAAGTAAACGTAAACGGTGGCGCTGTCTCACTAGGACATCCATTAGGTTGTTCTGGGGCACGAATTATAGTTACGCTACTCAATGTACTAGAACAAAATAACGGTAAGATTGGAGCAGCTGCTATATGTAATGGTGGTGGTGGCGCTTCTGCCATTGTAATTGAAAGAGCTTAA
- a CDS encoding DUF1643 domain-containing protein produces the protein MKKPVYKHPDFIVDKNYHRTDKKRFWLELTINKDRTENIIVIMKNPSRATLEVSDKTVFNVCNYIFKNKNDREELKNVGKIIILNLIPFYETYSKELFALKEEIIDPANLNVIKNYSSKNSRVIIAWGNHPSKLFKEYEMLKKEVFQILKENNNDVYYVGSLSGVGNPKHAQVWGYENKLFKLTIK, from the coding sequence ATGAAAAAACCAGTTTATAAACACCCAGATTTTATTGTAGATAAAAACTATCATCGAACAGATAAAAAGAGATTTTGGTTAGAGTTAACCATAAATAAAGATCGTACTGAAAATATTATTGTAATAATGAAAAACCCAAGTAGAGCCACTTTAGAGGTTTCTGATAAAACAGTTTTTAATGTTTGTAATTACATCTTTAAGAATAAAAATGATAGAGAGGAACTTAAAAACGTAGGGAAAATTATCATTCTGAATTTAATTCCTTTTTATGAAACATATTCAAAAGAATTATTTGCTCTAAAGGAAGAAATTATCGACCCTGCAAATTTAAACGTGATTAAAAATTACTCATCAAAAAACAGCAGAGTAATAATTGCTTGGGGTAATCACCCAAGCAAACTTTTCAAGGAGTATGAAATGTTGAAAAAAGAAGTGTTTCAAATATTAAAAGAGAACAATAATGATGTTTATTATGTTGGTTCATTATCTGGTGTAGGAAATCCAAAACATGCTCAAGTTTGGGGGTATGAGAATAAACTCTTTAAACTAACTATAAAATAA
- a CDS encoding tetratricopeptide repeat protein, with amino-acid sequence MKGKYVILASALLISVATFAQKDEIKAAEKALKKGDSQEAATILKGAESLISNASDSEKAQFFFVKGNAFLDLANKNIDTDKNLSIASAAYLDLLAAEKASGKSKYSTEAATSITAIKYKLINSAIADSKVNKDLESAQKLYDAYLLDKKDTLNLYYAASTYVNAKEYDKALKLYDDLKTMNYSGKGTSYLAVNKLTSEEDLFATVQERDRMVKMGTHEKPRTEVIPSKRGEIYKNMALILVEKGRTDEAKKAIAEARANNPDDDSLILTEANLYLETKDFDKYKKLISEALEKNPNDADLVFNLGVVSYNAKNVVDAEKYYKRAIEIKPDYVNAYLNLAIMKLDGDKVIFDEMNKLGNSEKDNKRYLVLKKQREVVFKDALPYLEKANELDPKNEEVKNTLISVYGALEMTEKKKALKDKM; translated from the coding sequence ATGAAAGGTAAATATGTAATACTTGCATCAGCATTATTGATATCAGTAGCTACTTTTGCTCAAAAAGATGAAATTAAAGCGGCAGAAAAAGCATTAAAAAAAGGCGATTCTCAAGAAGCTGCTACAATTTTGAAAGGTGCTGAGTCTTTAATTTCAAATGCATCAGACTCTGAAAAAGCACAATTTTTCTTTGTGAAAGGAAATGCTTTTTTGGACTTGGCAAATAAAAATATAGATACTGATAAAAATTTATCTATAGCATCTGCGGCTTATTTGGATTTGCTGGCAGCTGAGAAAGCTTCAGGAAAATCAAAATATTCAACTGAAGCAGCTACTTCAATTACAGCAATAAAATATAAGTTGATAAATAGTGCGATAGCTGATTCTAAAGTGAACAAAGATCTTGAAAGTGCTCAAAAATTATATGACGCTTATTTATTAGATAAAAAAGACACTTTAAATTTATATTATGCAGCGTCTACTTATGTAAATGCAAAAGAATATGACAAAGCGTTGAAATTGTACGATGATTTGAAGACAATGAACTATTCTGGAAAAGGAACAAGTTATTTGGCTGTAAATAAATTGACTAGTGAAGAAGATCTTTTTGCTACCGTTCAAGAAAGAGATAGAATGGTGAAAATGGGAACACATGAAAAACCACGAACTGAGGTTATTCCATCAAAAAGAGGAGAGATATATAAAAATATGGCTTTAATTTTAGTTGAAAAAGGGAGAACTGATGAAGCTAAAAAAGCAATTGCTGAAGCTAGAGCGAATAATCCTGATGATGATTCATTAATTTTGACAGAAGCTAACTTGTATTTAGAAACTAAAGATTTTGATAAATATAAAAAATTAATCTCTGAAGCTTTAGAAAAAAATCCTAATGATGCAGATTTAGTTTTTAATTTAGGAGTTGTTAGCTATAATGCTAAAAATGTAGTTGATGCTGAGAAGTATTATAAAAGAGCAATTGAAATTAAGCCTGATTATGTAAATGCATATCTTAATTTGGCTATTATGAAACTGGACGGTGACAAAGTTATTTTTGATGAAATGAATAAATTAGGAAACTCAGAGAAAGATAACAAGCGTTACTTAGTTCTTAAAAAACAAAGAGAAGTAGTTTTTAAAGATGCTTTGCCATATTTAGAAAAAGCAAATGAATTGGATCCTAAAAATGAAGAGGTTAAAAACACGTTGATAAGTGTTTATGGTGCTTTAGAAATGACTGAAAAGAAAAAAGCATTAAAAGATAAAATGTAA
- a CDS encoding phage integrase SAM-like domain-containing protein — protein sequence MKTLLDTRRQKSDGCFNIIFRITHERKVYTLNSGISAAEFHWNKQKSEIDKTHPNSKLLNIKLSNQFFKIQKVILELDIDFTISELRNRVEGKPESCKEVTFKSFSDNLIYQMLEITKTGNALVYQTALNRFVDFYGKDDFVFTDINYSVLKQFEHHLLLAGLKLNSISNYIRTIRAIYNKAIKLKVVDRSFYPFYDISIKSEKTTKRAVLKEDLYKILLCKETGHTITSKSLNLFFLSFYLRGISFTDLAYLTPLNIIDGRLTYKRRKTHKNYSIKLFPEALSIIFQFNVVGSKYLLPILPNDVPEDTIRAKKIISQCIKTTNKYLKRLSIANDFCTPITTYTSRHSFATIAKRLGYSNELIAEALGHEYGNKITNIYLDAFETKVIDEMHFKVMDMKEYIKV from the coding sequence ATGAAAACTCTTTTGGACACTAGAAGACAAAAATCAGATGGATGTTTCAATATTATCTTTAGAATAACTCACGAAAGAAAAGTCTATACGCTTAACTCTGGAATTTCTGCTGCTGAATTTCATTGGAATAAGCAAAAGAGTGAAATTGATAAAACACATCCTAATTCAAAATTGCTAAACATTAAACTATCAAATCAGTTTTTCAAAATTCAAAAGGTAATCTTAGAACTCGATATTGATTTTACAATATCGGAATTAAGAAATAGAGTAGAAGGCAAACCTGAATCTTGTAAAGAAGTTACTTTTAAGTCTTTTTCTGATAATTTAATTTATCAAATGCTTGAAATTACTAAAACTGGTAACGCTTTAGTTTATCAAACTGCATTAAATCGATTTGTTGATTTCTATGGTAAAGATGATTTTGTTTTTACGGATATTAATTATTCCGTTTTAAAACAATTTGAACACCATCTTTTGTTGGCAGGATTAAAGTTGAATAGCATTTCGAACTACATTAGGACTATAAGAGCAATTTACAACAAAGCTATTAAGCTAAAAGTGGTTGACAGATCTTTTTATCCCTTTTACGATATCAGTATAAAGAGTGAAAAGACAACAAAAAGAGCTGTTTTAAAGGAAGATCTTTATAAAATACTACTGTGTAAAGAAACTGGTCATACGATAACTTCAAAGTCGTTAAATTTATTCTTTTTAAGCTTTTATTTGAGAGGAATATCATTTACTGATTTAGCCTATCTGACACCATTAAATATTATTGACGGTAGATTAACCTACAAAAGACGTAAAACACATAAAAACTATAGTATAAAACTTTTTCCTGAAGCATTATCAATAATTTTTCAGTTCAATGTAGTGGGTAGCAAGTATTTGTTACCAATATTGCCAAATGATGTTCCTGAAGACACTATAAGAGCTAAGAAGATAATTAGTCAGTGCATTAAAACAACAAATAAATATTTAAAAAGATTATCTATTGCAAATGATTTTTGTACCCCAATTACCACATACACAAGTAGACATTCATTTGCAACAATTGCTAAACGTTTGGGATACTCTAATGAGTTAATTGCAGAAGCTTTGGGACATGAATATGGAAATAAAATAACTAACATTTATTTAGATGCATTTGAAACGAAAGTAATTGATGAAATGCATTTCAAGGTTATGGATATGAAGGAATATATAAAAGTGTAA
- a CDS encoding ATP-dependent Clp protease ATP-binding subunit encodes MDDNFSPRVKDVITYSKEEALRLGHDFIGTEHLMLGILRDGNGKAIQILNNLSVDLDHLRRKVEILSPANPTLDTNVEKKNLHLTRQAERALKTTFLEAKVFQSSSVSTAHLLLCILRNENDPTTKLLNKLKIDYDVAKEQYINMTPNEEEFLENLPRATDSYNEDSGQDDSLKEGNFNNPANKSNKKSKTPVLDNFGRDLTEMAEEGKLDPVVGREKEIERVCQILSRRKKNNPLLIGEPGVGKSAIAEGLALRIIQKKVSRILFNKRVVTLDLASLVAGTKYRGQFEERMKAVMNELEKNDDIILFIDEIHTIVGAGGATGSLDASNMFKPALARGEIQCIGATTLDEYRQYIEKDGALERRFQKIIVEPTSVEETITILNNIKNKYEDHHNVTYTPEAIEACVKLTNRYMSERFLPDKAIDALDEAGSRVHITNIEVPKKILDLERQLEDIRELKNVVVKKQKYEEAAKLRDDEKRIEKELAIAQEQWEEDAKNNRIEVTEDNVADVVSMMTGIPVNRIAQTESNKLAKLPELIESKVVGQNEAVLKIARSIQRNRAGLKDPNRPIGSFIFLGQTGVGKTQLAKVLAKELFDSEDALVRIDMSEYMEKFAISRLVGAPPGYVGYEEGGQLTEKVRRKPYCVVLLDEIEKAHPDVFNMLLQVLDDGYLTDSLGRKIDFKNTIIIMTSNVGARQLKDFGQGVGFGTAAKVAQADDNSKSIIENALKKTFAPEFLNRIDDVIVFNALEKHDIDLIIEIELKKLYARVSELGYQLTLSDKAKSFIAEKGFDRQFGARPLKRAIQKYVEDALAEEIITSKITSGDEIFMDIEDGAQELNVHVHKAGEPTNP; translated from the coding sequence ATGGATGATAATTTTTCACCAAGAGTAAAAGACGTTATAACCTATAGCAAAGAAGAAGCTTTGCGATTGGGTCATGACTTTATAGGTACTGAACACTTGATGCTAGGTATCCTTCGAGATGGTAATGGTAAAGCAATTCAAATATTAAATAACCTTTCTGTTGATTTAGATCATTTAAGACGAAAGGTCGAAATACTTAGCCCCGCAAACCCTACTTTAGATACTAATGTAGAAAAGAAAAACCTACACTTGACACGTCAAGCCGAGCGCGCATTGAAGACTACTTTTCTAGAAGCAAAAGTGTTTCAAAGTTCCTCTGTAAGTACTGCACATTTATTATTGTGCATATTAAGAAATGAAAACGATCCCACAACCAAGCTATTAAATAAACTTAAAATAGATTATGACGTAGCTAAAGAACAGTACATAAATATGACACCAAACGAAGAAGAATTCTTAGAAAATTTACCAAGAGCAACCGACTCCTACAATGAAGATTCAGGACAAGATGACAGTCTTAAAGAAGGTAATTTTAATAATCCCGCCAATAAATCTAACAAAAAATCCAAAACACCTGTTTTAGATAATTTCGGAAGAGATTTAACCGAAATGGCCGAAGAAGGAAAATTAGATCCTGTTGTAGGACGTGAAAAAGAAATTGAACGTGTTTGCCAAATTTTGAGCCGACGTAAAAAAAACAATCCACTACTTATAGGAGAACCTGGAGTTGGTAAATCTGCTATTGCAGAAGGTTTAGCTTTACGCATCATACAAAAGAAAGTATCAAGAATCCTATTCAACAAAAGGGTAGTAACATTGGATCTAGCTAGTCTTGTTGCGGGAACTAAATACAGAGGTCAGTTCGAAGAGCGCATGAAAGCGGTAATGAATGAATTGGAAAAAAATGATGATATCATCCTTTTCATTGATGAAATTCACACCATTGTTGGTGCTGGAGGAGCAACTGGTTCACTAGATGCATCTAACATGTTTAAACCTGCATTAGCAAGAGGAGAAATCCAATGTATTGGAGCAACTACTCTTGATGAATACAGACAATATATTGAAAAAGACGGTGCTTTAGAAAGACGTTTCCAAAAGATAATTGTTGAACCAACATCAGTTGAGGAAACGATTACCATTTTGAATAATATCAAAAATAAATATGAAGACCATCATAATGTTACTTATACACCCGAAGCGATTGAGGCTTGTGTAAAGTTGACAAATAGATACATGTCTGAACGATTTTTACCGGACAAGGCTATCGATGCTTTAGACGAAGCAGGTTCACGTGTTCACATTACCAATATTGAGGTACCTAAAAAAATTCTTGATTTAGAACGTCAATTAGAAGATATCCGTGAACTAAAAAATGTTGTTGTCAAAAAACAAAAATATGAGGAAGCAGCTAAACTTCGTGATGATGAAAAACGCATCGAAAAAGAATTAGCAATTGCTCAAGAACAATGGGAAGAGGATGCTAAAAACAACCGAATCGAAGTTACAGAGGACAATGTTGCCGATGTAGTTTCGATGATGACAGGAATTCCTGTTAATCGTATCGCTCAAACCGAAAGTAACAAATTAGCCAAACTACCGGAGCTCATAGAAAGCAAAGTAGTTGGACAAAATGAAGCTGTACTTAAAATTGCGCGTTCAATTCAAAGAAATCGCGCAGGATTGAAAGACCCAAATAGACCTATTGGTTCATTTATCTTTCTTGGTCAAACAGGAGTTGGAAAAACACAATTGGCCAAAGTTCTAGCTAAAGAATTATTTGATTCCGAAGATGCATTGGTTCGTATTGACATGAGTGAATACATGGAGAAATTTGCAATTTCGCGTTTAGTTGGAGCGCCTCCAGGATACGTTGGATACGAAGAAGGTGGACAATTAACTGAGAAAGTACGTCGCAAACCTTATTGTGTTGTTTTATTAGATGAAATAGAAAAAGCACATCCTGATGTTTTCAATATGTTGCTACAAGTTCTTGATGATGGGTATTTGACAGATAGCTTAGGCCGAAAAATTGATTTCAAAAATACAATCATCATCATGACTTCTAATGTAGGAGCACGACAATTGAAAGATTTTGGTCAAGGTGTTGGTTTTGGTACCGCTGCCAAAGTTGCTCAAGCAGATGATAATTCAAAAAGTATTATTGAAAATGCGCTTAAGAAAACATTTGCACCCGAATTTTTAAACAGAATTGATGACGTAATCGTTTTCAACGCTTTAGAAAAACACGATATTGATTTGATTATCGAAATTGAATTAAAAAAATTATATGCTAGAGTTTCTGAATTAGGATACCAATTAACCCTTTCTGATAAAGCAAAATCTTTTATTGCTGAAAAAGGATTTGACAGACAATTTGGAGCTAGGCCTCTAAAAAGAGCCATTCAAAAATATGTTGAAGATGCGCTTGCTGAAGAAATTATAACTTCAAAAATTACATCAGGAGATGAGATTTTTATGGATATAGAAGATGGAGCACAAGAATTAAATGTACATGTACATAAAGCTGGTGAACCAACAAACCCATAA
- the gyrA gene encoding DNA gyrase subunit A yields the protein MSEGEKLIPINIEDEMKTAYIDYSMSVIVSRALPDVRDGLKPVHRRVLFGMHDLGVNSRSAHKKSARIVGEVLGKYHPHGDTSVYDAMVRMAQEWSMRYLLIDGQGNFGSVDGDSPAAMRYTEARMRKISEEILADIDKETVDFKLNFDDTLQEPTVMPTRVPTLLINGATGIAVGMATNMPPHNLTEVINGTLAYMDNNDIEVDELMNHIKAPDFPTGGIIYGYEGVREAFKTGRGRVVMRAKVGFEEVDGRESIIVTEIPYQVNKADMIKRTADLVNEKKIEGIANIRDESDRNGMRIVYILKRDATPNVVLNTLYKYTQLQSSFSVNNIAIVKGRPQMLNLKDLIHYFVEHRHDVVTRRTQFELKKAEARAHILEGLIIASDNIDEVIALIRGSKNTEEAREKLIERFKLSDIQARAIVEMRLRQLTGLEQDKLRAEYDELMKLIEHLKALLADVNLRTALIKEELEEIRDKYGDERRSQIEYSGGDVSIEDLIADENVVITISHAGYIKRTNLTEYKTQNRGGVGQKSAGTRDQDFLEHMFVATNHQYMMFFTQKGKCFWMRVYEIPEGSKTAKGRAIQNLVNIESDDKVKAFICTQDLKDQDYIKSHNLVMVTKKGQVKKTSLEKYSKPRINGVAAITIKEGDELLEAKLTNGESQIILAVKSGKLVRFEETKTRPMGRTASGVRGISLKDDNDEVIGMITVDKDAVNDSQVLVVTENGYGKRTKLVDEDGEDVYRITNRGGKGVKTLNITEKTGSLISINAVTDADDLMIINKSGLTIRMAVEDLRVMGRATQGVKLINLKGKDSIAAVTKVMKDDEEEVVVDEDGNVIEVETIERVKPVLEVLEEEVGVDDDSDDEEDEEVEDEAEEDDSDDDEA from the coding sequence ATGTCTGAAGGAGAAAAGTTAATTCCTATTAACATAGAAGATGAAATGAAAACGGCTTACATTGATTATTCGATGTCAGTAATTGTATCAAGAGCACTTCCAGATGTTAGAGATGGCTTGAAACCAGTACATCGTCGAGTACTATTTGGTATGCATGATTTAGGAGTTAATTCAAGATCTGCGCACAAAAAGTCCGCAAGAATTGTCGGAGAAGTTTTAGGTAAGTATCACCCTCACGGAGATACCTCAGTTTATGACGCCATGGTTCGTATGGCTCAAGAATGGAGTATGCGTTATTTATTAATTGATGGTCAAGGTAACTTTGGTTCAGTAGATGGAGATAGTCCTGCTGCCATGCGTTATACGGAGGCTAGAATGCGTAAGATTTCGGAAGAAATTTTAGCGGATATTGATAAAGAAACAGTTGATTTTAAATTAAATTTTGATGATACGCTTCAAGAGCCAACAGTAATGCCAACTCGTGTTCCTACTTTATTGATAAACGGTGCCACAGGTATTGCAGTAGGTATGGCTACTAATATGCCTCCTCACAATCTTACGGAAGTAATTAATGGGACATTGGCCTATATGGACAATAATGACATTGAGGTTGATGAATTAATGAACCACATTAAAGCACCAGATTTCCCTACTGGTGGTATAATTTATGGTTATGAAGGAGTTCGAGAAGCTTTTAAAACAGGTAGAGGTAGAGTAGTGATGCGCGCCAAAGTTGGCTTTGAAGAAGTGGATGGTAGAGAATCTATTATTGTAACTGAAATTCCTTATCAAGTCAATAAGGCAGATATGATTAAGCGTACTGCTGACTTAGTAAATGAAAAAAAAATAGAGGGTATTGCAAATATTCGTGATGAATCAGATAGAAACGGTATGCGTATCGTTTATATCTTGAAACGTGACGCTACGCCTAACGTAGTTTTGAATACTTTGTATAAGTATACCCAACTGCAATCTTCTTTTAGTGTTAATAACATTGCAATTGTAAAAGGTCGTCCTCAAATGTTGAATCTGAAAGACTTGATTCATTATTTTGTAGAACACCGTCATGATGTAGTGACTCGAAGAACTCAATTTGAACTAAAAAAAGCCGAGGCAAGAGCACATATTTTAGAAGGATTAATCATTGCTTCTGATAATATTGACGAAGTGATTGCCTTAATTAGAGGTTCTAAAAACACTGAGGAAGCTAGAGAAAAATTAATCGAAAGATTTAAATTGTCAGATATTCAAGCGCGTGCAATTGTAGAAATGCGTTTGCGTCAATTAACTGGTCTGGAACAAGACAAGTTAAGAGCTGAGTATGACGAATTGATGAAATTAATTGAACATTTGAAAGCGTTATTAGCAGATGTGAACTTAAGAACTGCATTGATCAAAGAAGAATTAGAAGAAATTCGGGATAAATATGGTGATGAACGTCGTTCTCAAATAGAGTATTCTGGTGGGGATGTAAGTATCGAAGATTTAATTGCTGATGAAAATGTAGTAATTACAATTTCACATGCAGGATATATTAAGCGTACAAATCTAACGGAATATAAAACTCAAAATAGAGGAGGAGTTGGACAAAAAAGTGCTGGAACGAGAGATCAAGATTTCTTAGAGCATATGTTTGTGGCAACAAATCATCAATATATGATGTTCTTTACTCAAAAAGGGAAATGTTTCTGGATGCGTGTTTATGAAATTCCTGAAGGAAGTAAAACGGCTAAAGGGAGAGCAATCCAGAATTTGGTAAATATAGAGAGTGATGATAAAGTGAAAGCTTTTATTTGTACTCAAGATCTAAAAGACCAAGATTATATTAAGAGTCATAACTTAGTTATGGTGACTAAAAAGGGTCAGGTTAAGAAAACTTCATTAGAGAAATATTCTAAACCTAGAATAAACGGAGTTGCAGCTATTACTATTAAAGAAGGTGATGAATTATTAGAAGCTAAATTGACAAATGGTGAAAGCCAAATTATATTAGCTGTTAAGTCAGGTAAGTTAGTTCGTTTTGAAGAAACAAAGACCCGTCCAATGGGAAGAACAGCTTCTGGAGTACGTGGAATTTCGCTTAAAGACGATAATGATGAAGTGATTGGCATGATTACTGTAGATAAGGATGCTGTAAACGATTCTCAAGTCTTAGTAGTAACTGAAAATGGATACGGAAAACGTACTAAATTAGTTGATGAAGATGGAGAAGATGTTTACCGTATAACTAATCGTGGTGGTAAAGGAGTGAAAACTTTAAATATCACTGAGAAAACAGGAAGTCTTATTTCTATTAATGCAGTAACTGATGCAGATGATTTAATGATCATCAATAAATCAGGATTGACTATTAGAATGGCGGTTGAAGATTTACGAGTGATGGGACGTGCTACTCAAGGTGTGAAACTGATTAATCTAAAAGGGAAAGATTCTATTGCTGCAGTTACAAAAGTAATGAAGGATGATGAAGAAGAGGTTGTTGTTGACGAAGACGGAAATGTTATCGAAGTAGAGACAATTGAAAGGGTGAAACCTGTTCTTGAAGTTCTTGAAGAAGAAGTAGGAGTTGATGATGATTCGGATGACGAAGAAGACGAGGAAGTTGAAGATGAGGCTGAAGAGGATGACTCAGACGACGATGAAGCATAG
- a CDS encoding NlpC/P60 family protein — translation MFGICNLAIIPLRFEPSDKSEIVSQVLFGEHFEIIEQFKQWSRIKMQFDRYEGWVDSKQYQLISEANYIQLSNDTIILNGDLIEYITGNSNLLIPIPLGSSLSFINNNEINVNNFYFEGTKINGIKDKKELINTAFLYLNAPYLWGGKTPFGIDCSGFTQMVYKLNGYKLLRDASQQATQGEALSFIEESEPGDLAFFDNEDGNIIHVGIIMENNYIIHASGKIRIDRLDHLGIYNPEINKHTHKLRVIKKII, via the coding sequence ATGTTCGGAATTTGTAATCTAGCAATAATCCCCTTACGATTTGAACCCAGTGATAAAAGCGAAATTGTTTCTCAAGTTTTATTTGGTGAACATTTTGAAATTATTGAACAATTTAAACAGTGGTCTCGAATCAAAATGCAATTTGATAGGTATGAAGGCTGGGTAGATTCTAAACAATATCAATTGATTTCCGAGGCTAATTACATCCAACTTTCAAATGATACGATTATTCTCAATGGTGACTTGATTGAATACATAACTGGAAATTCTAATTTATTAATTCCTATTCCTTTAGGATCGTCATTATCATTTATAAATAACAATGAGATTAACGTCAATAATTTTTATTTCGAAGGCACAAAAATAAATGGCATTAAAGACAAAAAAGAACTGATCAATACTGCTTTTTTATATTTAAACGCTCCCTATTTATGGGGAGGAAAAACTCCTTTTGGTATAGACTGCTCCGGTTTTACTCAAATGGTATACAAACTAAATGGTTATAAACTATTAAGAGATGCTTCACAACAAGCAACTCAAGGGGAAGCGTTAAGTTTTATTGAAGAGAGTGAACCTGGAGACTTGGCTTTTTTTGACAATGAAGATGGAAATATTATCCATGTAGGAATCATCATGGAAAACAACTACATCATTCATGCAAGTGGAAAAATAAGAATAGACAGATTAGATCACTTAGGCATATACAATCCAGAAATAAACAAACACACACACAAACTTAGGGTTATCAAAAAAATTATATAA